The following proteins come from a genomic window of Yinghuangia sp. ASG 101:
- a CDS encoding Lrp/AsnC family transcriptional regulator, whose protein sequence is MDSVIFDDLDRGLVHALEIDGRAPFSRIAEVLGVSESTVARRYRRLRAHGQCRVVGVRDVRRTGQPTWVLRARCSPAATDAIGFALADAPEAAWVQGCSAGTEVWCSVRADPADEHNLALTRRLGRTPGVLAVTAVRVLRVVVGGPQSFSFTSKLSAAQQNALASAAPAVSWDGPPPEPSTLDAPLLRALSVDGRASYADLARTCRVSEAAVRRRLDVLRRAGVVFFEQETDLTALGHGTTALLWMTVRPSRVAAVSDAVASHPAVAFAAVTTGAVNLSAYVACRDVGELYGVVVDGFGALDGVEHIDTAPVAVTYKREGTVARGRRRG, encoded by the coding sequence ATGGATTCCGTCATATTCGACGACCTCGATCGGGGGCTCGTCCACGCGCTGGAGATCGACGGCCGGGCGCCGTTCTCGCGCATCGCCGAAGTCCTGGGCGTGTCGGAATCCACGGTGGCGCGCCGCTACCGCCGGCTCCGCGCACACGGGCAGTGCCGTGTCGTCGGGGTGCGGGACGTTCGCCGCACCGGCCAGCCGACGTGGGTGCTCCGGGCCCGGTGCTCGCCGGCGGCCACGGACGCGATCGGTTTCGCGCTCGCCGACGCGCCGGAGGCGGCCTGGGTGCAGGGGTGTTCGGCCGGGACCGAGGTCTGGTGTTCGGTGCGCGCCGATCCCGCCGACGAGCACAATCTCGCGCTGACGCGCCGGTTGGGCCGGACACCCGGCGTCCTCGCGGTCACCGCGGTGCGCGTGCTGCGGGTGGTGGTCGGCGGGCCGCAGAGCTTTTCGTTCACGTCGAAGCTCTCGGCGGCGCAGCAGAACGCGCTGGCGTCCGCCGCGCCCGCGGTGTCGTGGGACGGTCCGCCGCCGGAGCCGTCGACGCTGGACGCCCCGTTGCTGCGGGCCTTGTCGGTGGACGGCCGCGCCTCGTACGCGGATCTCGCCCGGACGTGCCGGGTGTCCGAGGCGGCGGTGCGGCGGCGGTTGGACGTGCTGCGCCGCGCCGGTGTCGTCTTCTTCGAGCAGGAGACGGATCTCACCGCGCTGGGGCACGGGACGACGGCGCTGCTGTGGATGACCGTCCGCCCTTCGCGCGTCGCCGCGGTCAGCGACGCGGTGGCCTCGCATCCGGCGGTCGCGTTCGCAGCGGTGACCACCGGGGCGGTCAACCTGAGCGCGTACGTCGCGTGCCGTGACGTGGGCGAGCTGTACGGCGTCGTGGTGGACGGGTTCGGCGCGCTGGACGGCGTCGAGCACATCGACACGGCACCGGTGGCCGTGACGTACAAGCGCGAGGGCACGGTCGCACGCGGTCGACGACGCGGGTGA
- a CDS encoding NTP pyrophosphohydrolase: MADGTPQASAPLVVVDAANVIGSVPDGWWRDRLGAAERLRDALVPVAEHGLGETARVPAWAARGPLDLRLVVEGAARALPEVPGVRVIAATGSGDDAIVRLVAAEHEATPERRCLVVTADRGLRARVAELGAEVVGPRAVPRR, from the coding sequence ATGGCCGACGGAACGCCGCAGGCTTCGGCGCCGCTGGTGGTCGTCGACGCGGCCAACGTCATCGGTTCGGTACCCGACGGCTGGTGGCGCGACCGTCTCGGCGCGGCCGAACGCCTGCGGGACGCCCTCGTGCCGGTGGCCGAACACGGCCTGGGGGAGACGGCCCGTGTTCCCGCGTGGGCGGCGCGCGGCCCACTCGACCTGCGGCTGGTCGTCGAGGGCGCCGCCCGCGCACTCCCCGAGGTGCCGGGCGTGCGGGTCATCGCGGCGACCGGCAGCGGCGACGACGCGATCGTGCGCCTCGTCGCCGCCGAACACGAGGCAACGCCCGAGCGCCGCTGCCTGGTCGTCACCGCCGACCGCGGGCTGCGTGCCCGTGTGGCCGAGTTGGGTGCCGAAGTGGTCGGCCCGCGCGCGGTGCCGCGGAGGTGA
- a CDS encoding PspA/IM30 family protein — protein sequence MASITKRVTSLFRMKANKALDKAEDPREVLDYSYGQQLEMLRNVRRGVADVATSNKRVELQIGKLQASDEKLRTQAQQALAAGREDLAREALTRRGTVTTQIADLESQQASLQEQEEKLSLAAERLQAKVDAFRTRKETIKASYTAAEAQTRIGEAVSGISEEMGDVGMAVQRAEDKTEQMQARAGALDELMASGALEDASLPTGRDDIQAELDAASADHDVDAELARMKAALPSSGDSGPAQLEKGEGDAEQVRRSQPDEEASS from the coding sequence ATGGCAAGCATCACGAAACGCGTGACCTCGTTGTTCCGGATGAAGGCGAACAAGGCCTTGGACAAGGCCGAGGACCCCCGCGAGGTCCTGGACTACTCGTATGGGCAGCAGTTGGAGATGCTGCGCAACGTACGCCGTGGCGTGGCGGATGTCGCGACCAGCAACAAGCGGGTCGAGCTGCAGATCGGCAAGCTCCAGGCGTCCGACGAGAAGCTGCGGACCCAGGCGCAGCAGGCACTCGCCGCGGGGCGCGAGGATCTGGCCCGGGAGGCCCTCACGCGACGGGGCACGGTGACGACGCAGATCGCGGATCTGGAGAGCCAGCAGGCGTCGTTGCAGGAGCAGGAGGAGAAGCTGTCGCTCGCGGCGGAGCGGTTGCAGGCGAAGGTCGACGCGTTCCGTACGCGCAAGGAGACCATCAAGGCGTCGTACACCGCCGCCGAGGCGCAGACGCGGATCGGCGAGGCCGTCTCCGGCATCAGCGAGGAGATGGGCGACGTCGGCATGGCGGTGCAGCGGGCCGAGGACAAGACCGAGCAGATGCAGGCCCGCGCGGGCGCGCTGGACGAGCTGATGGCGTCGGGTGCGTTGGAGGACGCGTCGCTCCCGACGGGCCGCGACGACATCCAGGCCGAGTTGGACGCCGCGTCGGCGGACCACGACGTCGACGCCGAACTCGCCCGCATGAAGGCCGCGCTGCCCTCCTCCGGCGACTCGGGTCCCGCCCAGTTGGAGAAGGGCGAGGGGGACGCGGAGCAGGTGCGGCGGTCGCAGCCCGACGAGGAGGCGTCGTCATGA
- the pspAA gene encoding PspA-associated protein PspAA, with product MIIRILGEGQYEVSDAGVDRLNELDAVVQSAADADEDAAFAAAVADLVGAVRTLGTRLPADAIKPSDLVLPDEGTSLAQVRAMLTDEGLVPG from the coding sequence ATGATCATCAGAATTCTCGGCGAGGGCCAGTACGAGGTGTCCGACGCCGGCGTCGACCGCCTCAACGAGCTCGACGCGGTGGTGCAGTCGGCGGCCGACGCGGACGAGGACGCCGCGTTCGCCGCGGCCGTCGCGGACCTCGTCGGCGCGGTGCGCACGCTCGGGACGCGGCTGCCGGCCGACGCGATCAAGCCGTCGGACCTGGTCCTGCCCGATGAGGGCACGAGCCTGGCGCAGGTGCGGGCGATGCTGACCGACGAGGGCCTGGTTCCGGGGTGA
- the htpX gene encoding zinc metalloprotease HtpX, with amino-acid sequence MRSRFEPDRKLTGRMLVTMFLLGLLYVAFIAALIVLLKSVALVVVIAVALLGAQYWFSDRIAMYAMRSRVVSPEEEPELHGIVDRLCATADMPKPKVAVSDMDLPNAFATGRNPNKSVVCVTRGLQRRLDPAELQGVLAHELSHVAHRDVAVITIASFLGVIAGLIVRFAFYSQLFGRGRRDQNTAAIFALVLLVSAAVYAISFLLIRALSRYRELAADRAGALLTGRPSALASALTKVSGDIARIPTEDLRTAQTFNAFFFTPALGPGTTLSNIFATHPPLQKRLDALAEISARLGDEAP; translated from the coding sequence ATGCGCAGCCGATTCGAGCCCGACCGGAAACTGACCGGTCGCATGCTGGTCACCATGTTCCTTTTGGGACTGCTGTACGTGGCGTTCATCGCCGCGCTGATCGTGCTGCTCAAGTCGGTCGCCCTGGTGGTCGTCATCGCCGTGGCGCTGCTGGGGGCGCAGTACTGGTTCTCGGACCGCATCGCGATGTACGCCATGCGGAGCCGGGTGGTGAGCCCGGAGGAGGAACCCGAACTGCACGGCATCGTGGACCGGTTGTGTGCGACGGCGGACATGCCGAAGCCGAAGGTCGCGGTGTCCGACATGGACCTGCCGAACGCGTTCGCGACGGGACGCAATCCGAACAAGTCGGTCGTGTGTGTCACGCGGGGGCTGCAGCGCCGGCTCGACCCGGCGGAGTTGCAGGGCGTGCTGGCCCATGAGCTGTCGCATGTGGCGCACCGCGACGTCGCGGTGATCACGATCGCGTCGTTCCTGGGTGTGATCGCGGGGCTGATCGTGCGCTTCGCGTTCTATTCGCAATTGTTCGGCCGGGGTCGGCGCGATCAGAACACGGCGGCGATTTTCGCGCTGGTGCTGCTGGTGTCGGCGGCGGTCTACGCGATCAGCTTCCTGCTGATCCGGGCGCTGTCGCGGTACCGGGAGCTGGCGGCCGACCGGGCGGGTGCGCTGCTCACGGGCCGTCCCTCGGCGCTGGCGTCGGCGCTGACCAAGGTGAGCGGGGACATCGCCCGCATCCCGACGGAGGATCTGCGCACCGCCCAGACGTTCAACGCGTTCTTCTTCACCCCCGCGCTGGGGCCGGGGACGACGTTGTCGAACATCTTCGCGACACACCCGCCGTTGCAGAAGCGCCTGGACGCGCTGGCGGAGATCTCGGCGCGGTTGGGGGACGAGGCGCCGTAG
- the pspAB gene encoding PspA-associated protein PspAB, with protein MGFWDTLLGRTKPVRPDLDQLFGVPSAAITLEAAMGFTPTGRGAVCFASLEGAAFTRLSDEVHTLLRTTDTVSAGSGKAEFSRDEYGYSWLTAEHPPDDVAALVNDVHAVNSALEAAGFGSHLLCSLVAFRDTEARSLALVYLYKRGTFYPFAPLPGDKRDSPLELEVKATLRDDLPIEPELARWFPLWAAPGL; from the coding sequence ATGGGCTTCTGGGACACCTTGTTGGGTCGCACCAAACCGGTGCGGCCCGACCTCGATCAATTGTTCGGGGTGCCGTCGGCGGCGATCACCCTTGAGGCGGCGATGGGGTTCACGCCGACCGGCCGGGGCGCGGTGTGCTTCGCGTCGCTCGAGGGTGCGGCGTTCACGCGGCTGAGCGACGAGGTGCACACGCTGCTGCGGACCACGGACACGGTGTCGGCCGGCAGCGGGAAGGCCGAGTTCAGCCGCGACGAGTACGGCTACTCGTGGCTGACCGCCGAGCATCCGCCGGACGACGTCGCGGCCCTGGTCAACGACGTGCACGCGGTGAACTCGGCGTTGGAGGCGGCCGGATTCGGCTCGCACCTGCTGTGCTCGCTGGTCGCGTTCCGCGACACGGAGGCGCGGAGCCTCGCGCTCGTCTACCTGTACAAAAGGGGGACGTTCTACCCGTTCGCGCCCCTGCCGGGCGACAAGCGCGACAGTCCGCTGGAGCTGGAGGTCAAGGCGACGCTGCGGGACGATCTGCCGATCGAGCCCGAGTTGGCGCGGTGGTTCCCGCTGTGGGCGGCGCCGGGGCTGTGA
- a CDS encoding helix-turn-helix domain-containing protein, whose protein sequence is MSRPPGTDAFGAIPSPAAGGRRHVVRPHGRTRPVLRPGPSCQGSDAAPDIDSWREILRDAVVELDASPVDLTPRTDYTGWVYLLDLGAVSVTDVASDPMHAARTRRLIDRNPVDFYHLMLARRPSHTVSDDRPNELRTGDAVLLDSTRQYSFTADSFAHYLSVNVPRAALIRDLRTTPELGRLIPAHDPTLRVLSSVVAELCRGSAVLPPDTLAELGHTTYELLVSTLRTAAAGDTRLSTPQLSRQAQLPRMRDFVLRHFTDPALTPQLIATAFGVSVRYVDLVFRAGDSSPSRYIRETRLAAARRMLADPRQAHRPIAAIARSVGITDPGVFARGFRRQYDITPSDYRAHTRETTT, encoded by the coding sequence ATGTCGCGTCCACCGGGCACCGACGCCTTCGGGGCGATACCGAGCCCCGCCGCGGGCGGCCGGCGCCATGTCGTCCGCCCGCACGGCCGCACGCGCCCGGTGCTGCGCCCCGGCCCCTCCTGCCAGGGTTCCGACGCGGCCCCCGACATCGACTCGTGGCGTGAAATCCTCCGCGACGCCGTCGTCGAACTGGACGCCTCGCCCGTCGACCTCACGCCGCGCACCGACTACACCGGCTGGGTCTACCTGTTGGACCTCGGAGCGGTCTCCGTCACCGACGTCGCGTCCGACCCGATGCACGCCGCGCGGACCCGGCGGCTCATCGACCGCAACCCGGTGGACTTCTACCACCTCATGCTCGCGCGGCGCCCCAGCCACACCGTCTCCGACGACCGGCCCAACGAACTGCGCACGGGCGACGCGGTGTTGCTCGACTCCACCCGGCAATACAGCTTCACCGCCGACTCCTTCGCGCACTACCTGTCGGTCAACGTGCCCCGCGCCGCGCTGATCCGCGACCTGCGGACGACGCCCGAACTCGGGCGCCTCATCCCGGCCCACGACCCCACACTGCGCGTCCTCAGCTCCGTGGTCGCCGAACTGTGCCGCGGCTCGGCCGTGCTGCCGCCCGACACGCTCGCCGAACTCGGCCACACCACGTACGAGCTGCTGGTCTCCACACTGCGCACCGCCGCCGCGGGGGACACCCGGCTCTCGACGCCACAACTGTCCCGGCAGGCCCAACTCCCGCGCATGCGCGACTTCGTCCTGCGGCACTTCACGGACCCCGCGCTCACCCCGCAGCTCATCGCGACGGCCTTCGGGGTCTCCGTCCGGTACGTCGACCTCGTCTTCCGCGCCGGCGACTCCTCGCCCTCCCGCTACATCCGCGAGACCCGCCTCGCCGCGGCCCGCCGCATGCTCGCCGACCCCCGCCAGGCCCACCGCCCCATCGCCGCCATCGCCCGCTCGGTCGGCATCACCGACCCCGGCGTGTTCGCCCGCGGATTCCGCCGCCAGTACGACATCACCCCGAGCGACTACCGCGCCCACACCCGCGAGACGACCACCTGA
- a CDS encoding LLM class flavin-dependent oxidoreductase, with protein sequence MGTLPRTTRFSVLDRSRTRRDETAADALRTTVRFAREAEHLGFHRFWVAEHHGVPGVAGSAPTVLAAAVASATERIRVGTGGVMLPNHRPLVVAEQFGVLEALFPGRVDMGLGRSVGFTDGVRRALGRDKDAADGFPDDLAELLGYFTGDQTAHPGVHARPAEGLRPAPFVLATGEGAEYAARAGLPLVIALFGAEERTVRAIDAYRTRFRPSDWAHEPYVVIAGSVAVADTPEDAEDLLVPEAWSAAYARTHGVFPPLMPADEIRALAMTAKERTYLADGLRGHIRGTEDDVEAELGRLVGRTGADEFLVTTSTFDVARRSDTYARIARLAGLTATVG encoded by the coding sequence ATGGGCACGTTGCCGCGCACCACGCGCTTCTCGGTTCTGGATCGGTCGCGGACACGGCGCGACGAGACCGCGGCCGACGCGCTGCGCACGACCGTGCGCTTCGCCCGCGAAGCCGAACACCTGGGCTTCCACCGCTTCTGGGTCGCGGAACACCACGGCGTTCCCGGTGTCGCGGGATCGGCGCCGACCGTCCTGGCCGCGGCCGTCGCGAGCGCGACCGAACGCATCCGGGTGGGCACCGGTGGGGTGATGCTGCCCAACCACCGCCCGCTCGTGGTCGCCGAACAATTCGGCGTCCTGGAGGCGCTGTTCCCCGGCCGCGTCGACATGGGCCTGGGCAGATCGGTGGGATTCACCGACGGCGTCCGCCGCGCCCTCGGCCGCGACAAGGACGCCGCCGACGGATTCCCCGACGACCTTGCCGAACTGCTCGGCTACTTCACGGGCGACCAGACCGCGCACCCCGGCGTGCACGCACGTCCCGCCGAGGGCCTGCGGCCCGCCCCGTTCGTCCTCGCGACCGGCGAGGGCGCCGAGTACGCGGCCCGCGCCGGACTGCCGCTGGTGATCGCGCTGTTCGGCGCCGAGGAACGTACCGTACGCGCGATCGACGCGTACCGCACGCGGTTCCGCCCCTCGGACTGGGCGCATGAGCCGTACGTCGTGATCGCCGGGTCGGTCGCCGTCGCCGACACACCGGAGGACGCCGAGGACTTGCTTGTTCCCGAGGCGTGGTCGGCCGCGTACGCCCGCACCCACGGGGTGTTCCCGCCGCTCATGCCCGCCGACGAGATCCGCGCCCTGGCGATGACCGCGAAGGAACGCACATACCTCGCCGACGGACTGCGCGGCCACATCCGGGGAACCGAGGACGACGTCGAAGCCGAGTTGGGCCGCCTCGTCGGCCGCACCGGGGCCGACGAATTCCTGGTGACCACAAGCACGTTCGACGTCGCCCGCAGGTCCGACACGTACGCGCGGATCGCCCGCCTCGCCGGGCTCACCGCGACCGTCGGCTGA
- a CDS encoding helix-turn-helix domain-containing protein, whose product MAETAAPATGTTDTTTRGAGDGTADNGGEAPPPPPARGDGSGRRAPVAPRPVRAPRPHEPLWRHVLGGRFRFLRHERGETLVETAGRAGVSPQYLSEVERGIKEPSSEMIAALAGALDVTLGDLALAVAETLSSTRSAPRTPTCHAAAYALAA is encoded by the coding sequence ATGGCCGAGACCGCCGCGCCCGCCACCGGGACCACCGACACGACCACCCGCGGTGCCGGCGACGGCACCGCCGACAACGGCGGCGAGGCCCCGCCGCCGCCCCCGGCGCGTGGCGACGGGAGCGGTCGGCGCGCCCCTGTGGCGCCGCGGCCGGTCCGCGCGCCTCGGCCGCACGAACCACTGTGGCGCCACGTGCTCGGCGGCCGGTTCCGATTCCTCCGCCACGAGCGCGGCGAGACGCTCGTCGAGACCGCCGGCCGCGCCGGGGTGTCCCCGCAGTACCTCTCCGAGGTCGAGCGCGGCATCAAGGAGCCGTCGAGCGAGATGATCGCCGCGCTCGCGGGCGCACTGGACGTGACACTCGGCGACCTCGCCCTCGCGGTCGCGGAGACCCTGAGCAGCACGCGATCCGCCCCCCGGACGCCGACCTGCCACGCGGCGGCCTACGCCTTGGCGGCGTAG
- a CDS encoding ClpP family protease, translating into MSTYTIPNVITRDSRGERVMDVYSHLLAERVIYLGTGIDAGVANALVAQLLFLEADNHDQDIQLYINCEGGDPSAMLAVYDTMRYIRSQVATTCVGQAVAVGAVLLAAGAPGKRAVLPHARVVLHQPAAQGRGAIPDLILQADEVVRVRADIERILSRHTGHSTATLRADTDHDRVFTAEGAKEYGLVDHVIDQR; encoded by the coding sequence ATGAGCACGTACACCATCCCCAACGTCATCACCCGCGACTCCCGCGGCGAACGCGTCATGGACGTGTACTCGCACCTGCTCGCCGAGCGCGTCATCTACCTCGGCACCGGGATCGACGCCGGAGTCGCCAACGCGCTCGTCGCCCAACTCCTGTTCCTGGAGGCCGACAACCACGACCAGGACATCCAGCTCTACATCAACTGCGAGGGCGGCGACCCCAGCGCCATGCTCGCGGTCTACGACACGATGCGCTACATCCGCTCGCAGGTCGCCACCACGTGCGTGGGCCAGGCCGTCGCCGTCGGGGCCGTGCTGCTCGCCGCCGGCGCACCGGGCAAGCGCGCCGTCCTGCCGCACGCCCGCGTCGTCCTCCACCAGCCCGCAGCCCAGGGCCGGGGCGCGATCCCCGACCTGATCCTGCAGGCCGACGAGGTCGTCCGGGTACGCGCCGACATCGAACGCATCCTCTCCCGGCACACCGGCCACAGCACCGCCACGCTGCGCGCCGACACCGACCACGACCGGGTCTTCACCGCGGAGGGCGCCAAGGAGTACGGCCTCGTCGACCACGTCATCGACCAACGCTGA
- a CDS encoding ClpP family protease has translation MSDENKPPLFHDRARRELYAQRVLILDGPLDDDNGTLLTTQLITLAAEDPSTDIALWIHSPGGSVPSMLAIRDVMHVVPCDVSTLVLGIAYSAGQFLLSAGTRGKRRAMPHARVLMHQGSAGIAGTAVDIELQANDLRHTRDTVLGLIAEDTGQPVERVFEDSLHDRWYTADEARAYGFIDSIVSGFDEIAPSGSRRITPDAGFQGGTR, from the coding sequence ATGAGCGACGAAAACAAACCCCCGCTGTTCCACGACCGCGCGCGGCGCGAGCTGTACGCGCAGCGCGTCCTGATCCTCGACGGCCCGCTCGACGACGACAACGGCACGCTGCTCACCACGCAGCTGATCACCCTCGCGGCGGAGGACCCGTCGACGGACATCGCGCTGTGGATCCACTCCCCGGGCGGTTCCGTCCCGTCCATGCTGGCGATCCGCGACGTCATGCACGTCGTTCCGTGCGACGTGTCCACTCTCGTCCTCGGGATCGCCTACAGCGCGGGCCAGTTCCTGCTCTCCGCCGGGACCCGGGGCAAGCGCCGCGCGATGCCGCACGCCCGCGTGCTCATGCACCAGGGCTCCGCGGGGATCGCCGGGACGGCCGTCGACATCGAACTGCAGGCCAACGACCTGCGCCACACCCGCGACACCGTCCTCGGCCTGATCGCCGAGGACACCGGACAACCCGTCGAACGCGTCTTCGAGGACTCGCTCCACGACCGCTGGTACACCGCCGACGAGGCCCGTGCGTACGGCTTCATCGACAGCATCGTGAGCGGTTTCGACGAGATCGCCCCGAGCGGGTCGCGCCGCATCACGCCCGACGCCGGATTCCAGGGAGGCACGCGATGA
- a CDS encoding PaaI family thioesterase has translation MTAQHNVADPLIRRGRGPMTLFGVRVTAEPGENGSRGEMASGPWMAGPDGTPSSGALGVLIDDTLGRATSAHRPAALWPVTTELSIDYTAPPPADGQVVRGTSTVVAVQPQGVLVSGEVRDAAGRTLAVTTLRSRFTPAVPRNVAELFAPDGSALAPMPEVPAAPEPPYRESLLGMLDATLDATGDTASLRVPGRDILTNASGVMHGGIALCATQVAASPLLRPEDGMALASVRIGYLRALDIGGDTEFVARVVHGGRTFRLIEVVSYGPSGKPGTIATVAGYTGAGAAAE, from the coding sequence ATGACTGCGCAGCACAACGTGGCGGATCCGCTCATCCGGCGCGGCCGAGGGCCCATGACCCTCTTCGGCGTCCGGGTCACCGCCGAGCCCGGCGAGAACGGCTCGCGCGGCGAGATGGCCTCGGGCCCGTGGATGGCGGGCCCCGACGGCACCCCGAGCAGCGGCGCGCTGGGAGTCCTCATCGACGACACTCTCGGCCGCGCGACGTCCGCCCACCGGCCCGCCGCGCTGTGGCCGGTGACCACGGAGCTGTCGATCGACTACACCGCGCCACCGCCGGCCGACGGCCAGGTTGTCCGCGGCACCTCCACGGTGGTCGCGGTGCAGCCCCAGGGGGTGCTCGTCTCGGGCGAGGTGCGGGACGCGGCGGGCCGCACGCTCGCGGTGACGACGCTGCGCAGCCGGTTCACGCCAGCCGTACCCAGGAACGTCGCCGAGCTGTTCGCGCCGGACGGGTCCGCCCTCGCGCCGATGCCGGAGGTGCCCGCCGCGCCGGAGCCGCCGTACCGCGAGTCGCTGCTCGGGATGCTCGACGCGACGTTGGACGCGACCGGGGACACCGCCTCGCTGCGGGTGCCGGGCCGCGACATCCTGACGAACGCCAGCGGCGTGATGCACGGCGGCATCGCGCTGTGCGCGACGCAGGTGGCGGCCTCGCCGTTGCTGCGGCCGGAGGACGGGATGGCACTGGCGTCCGTCCGCATCGGCTACCTGCGCGCGCTCGACATCGGCGGGGACACCGAGTTCGTCGCCCGGGTGGTGCACGGCGGCCGGACCTTCCGGCTGATCGAGGTGGTGTCGTACGGTCCGTCCGGCAAGCCGGGCACGATCGCGACGGTCGCGGGCTACACGGGGGCGGGCGCGGCAGCGGAGTAA
- a CDS encoding ATP-binding cassette domain-containing protein, translated as MSDEAASPAVRAFGVRRVQGRREILCGADLVAAPGEIVGVTGPSGSGKSTLLRVLAGLEAPDGGTVDWGPGTRRGRPAPGAVAAVFQDAAGSLDPHWSIARTTAEPLALRPRATRPGRADRRAAALAALADVGLGHIDPDTRPARLSGGQCQRVALARAFLATPGLLLADEPTSALDASAAAAVLRLLDRAAGSGTAVVLVSHDRDAVAAVATRTLRLDGGILTDAEP; from the coding sequence GTGAGTGACGAGGCCGCGAGCCCCGCCGTGCGCGCGTTCGGCGTTCGACGGGTCCAGGGCCGTCGCGAAATCCTGTGCGGCGCCGACCTCGTCGCCGCCCCCGGCGAGATCGTCGGGGTCACGGGCCCGTCCGGAAGCGGTAAGAGCACCCTGCTGCGCGTCCTCGCCGGACTGGAGGCCCCCGACGGCGGAACCGTCGACTGGGGTCCGGGCACCCGGCGCGGCAGGCCCGCCCCGGGAGCCGTCGCCGCCGTGTTCCAGGACGCCGCGGGCAGCCTCGACCCGCACTGGAGCATCGCCCGCACCACCGCCGAACCGCTCGCGCTGCGTCCCCGGGCGACGCGCCCCGGCCGCGCCGACCGCCGTGCGGCGGCACTCGCGGCCCTCGCGGACGTCGGCCTCGGCCATATCGACCCCGACACGCGCCCGGCCCGGCTCTCCGGCGGACAATGCCAACGCGTCGCACTCGCACGGGCGTTCCTCGCCACCCCGGGCCTGCTGCTGGCCGACGAGCCGACCTCCGCGCTCGACGCGTCCGCCGCCGCGGCCGTGCTGCGCCTGCTGGACCGTGCGGCGGGCTCGGGGACCGCCGTCGTCCTCGTCTCGCACGACCGCGACGCCGTCGCCGCGGTCGCCACCCGCACGCTGCGGCTCGACGGCGGGATCCTGACCGACGCTGAGCCGTGA